DNA sequence from the Vicia villosa cultivar HV-30 ecotype Madison, WI linkage group LG3, Vvil1.0, whole genome shotgun sequence genome:
AGTTATACCGGTGCTTGTGGAGTTGTTTCGTGTCGGAGATAATGGTGTGAAGCTTGTAGCTGGTAATAGTCTTGGTGTGATGTCGGCTCATGTTGATTACATTAGACCTGTTGGTGAAGCCGGGGCTATACCTCTTTACGCCGAGCTTCTTCAAGGACGTGATGCTTCTGGTAAGGAGATAGCGGAGGATGTGTTTTGTATATTGGGTGTTGCTGAGGCTAATGCCGTTGAAATTGTTGGTCACTTGGTGAGGATTCTTAGAGAAAGTGATGATGAAGCGAAAGCAGCAGCTGCTGATGTGATATGGGATCTGTCGGGATACAAGCACGCAATTTCTGTGATTCGGGATTCAGGTGCGATCTCGATCCTTGTTGAACTTATGGGTCATGGGAGTGAAGAAATAAAGTTGAATGTTTCTGGGGCATTTGCTCAACTAAGCTATGATGAAGCTGGTAGAACAGCCCTTGCTGATGCTGGGGCAATTCCGATTCTCATTGACTTGCTACTCAACGAGACCGAGGAACTAAGGGATAATGTTGTTGAGACTCTTTCCAATTTTCACGAGGACCCGTTATACTGTGATAGAGTATCTGACATAGTTAATGTTCCTTCGTTCCGAAATTTGCAGAATAGACTAATTAGTATTCGTACATCGAACGAGCATATGACTAGATCTTTACGTAGAACGAGTGTTGAGCAGCTAATTTGGAACCCGGATCATGTTTAATCGACTTACAGGTATGTTTTGATATCAATGCACTTGCAAAATAGTTTTTCAGTCTGTTACCTTTTATCAAATTTACCCCCTAACATAGATTTATGTTGTCATGACAATTGGTAGAAAAAGTCTTGCTCTCAAATTATATCGAAACTAAAACCAAATTTCAATGGGATCATTTAG
Encoded proteins:
- the LOC131662308 gene encoding uncharacterized protein LOC131662308; protein product: MEGGENSKTENPNWEIELRKYENVIASGTNSMKIKAIVMLANHSKQVPQHVLSTTIPFLIQILDHGSNTENDSPPSLLQEAAAYCLKCIACRGDGTMAVEMGRVGVTHSLIRLLPRADGKMRKVLIKCLLVVVSFCNTSRTYVAANGGLEIIISLLNTCSSDVRLYLLEILSVLALRREVRKELVRLGALRFIVEAAGVGSMVSRERACQSIGLIGVTRQARHTLVELGVIPVLVELFRVGDNGVKLVAGNSLGVMSAHVDYIRPVGEAGAIPLYAELLQGRDASGKEIAEDVFCILGVAEANAVEIVGHLVRILRESDDEAKAAAADVIWDLSGYKHAISVIRDSGAISILVELMGHGSEEIKLNVSGAFAQLSYDEAGRTALADAGAIPILIDLLLNETEELRDNVVETLSNFHEDPLYCDRVSDIVNVPSFRNLQNRLISIRTSNEHMTRSLRRTSVEQLIWNPDHV